In Arthrobacter sp. UKPF54-2, the following are encoded in one genomic region:
- a CDS encoding TatD family hydrolase: MCNPLTPAPFRATGTDAADGGPSGTGPSGRKGYPPAPEPLPVPVMDNHTHLDFPGADYSQGGPAVSIKDALDAAEAVGVQGAVQVGCDLESSRFTVQAVEQDSRLLGAVALHPNDAPAYAARGELEEALAEIEALAAHPRIRAIGETGLDFFRTEGEGLAQQRYSFRRHIDIAKRLGLALQIHDRDAHNDVVQVLREEGPPERVVFHCFSGGEDLARTCNSEGWYMSFAGTVTFKNAADLRAALAIADPGRLLVETDAPFLTPHPHRGRPNASYMVPYTVRAMAELTGRELSGLCARLAENTLQAYGSWD, from the coding sequence ATGTGCAATCCGCTGACTCCCGCCCCCTTCCGTGCGACCGGCACTGACGCGGCCGACGGCGGCCCTTCCGGAACCGGCCCGTCCGGCCGGAAAGGGTACCCGCCGGCGCCGGAGCCGCTGCCCGTGCCGGTGATGGACAACCACACGCACCTGGACTTCCCGGGCGCCGACTACTCCCAGGGGGGTCCGGCCGTCAGTATCAAGGACGCCCTCGATGCCGCGGAGGCCGTGGGGGTCCAGGGCGCCGTCCAGGTGGGCTGCGACCTTGAATCCTCCCGGTTCACCGTGCAGGCGGTGGAGCAGGACTCCCGGCTGCTCGGTGCCGTCGCGCTGCACCCCAACGACGCCCCTGCCTACGCCGCCCGCGGCGAGCTGGAGGAGGCCCTCGCCGAAATCGAGGCCCTCGCCGCCCACCCGCGGATCAGGGCCATCGGCGAGACCGGCCTGGATTTCTTCCGCACCGAAGGGGAGGGGCTGGCGCAGCAGCGGTACTCGTTCCGGCGTCACATTGACATCGCCAAGCGGCTCGGCCTGGCGCTGCAGATCCATGACCGCGACGCCCATAACGACGTCGTGCAGGTGCTTCGCGAAGAGGGGCCGCCGGAGCGGGTGGTTTTCCACTGCTTCTCCGGCGGCGAGGACCTGGCCCGCACCTGCAACAGCGAGGGCTGGTACATGTCCTTCGCCGGGACGGTGACGTTCAAAAACGCGGCGGACCTGCGGGCGGCGCTGGCCATCGCGGACCCCGGCCGGCTGCTGGTGGAGACGGACGCCCCGTTCCTCACCCCGCACCCGCACCGGGGCAGGCCCAACGCCAGCTACATGGTTCCCTATACGGTCCGGGCGATGGCCGAATTGACAGGCCGGGAGCTCTCCGGGCTGTGTGCCCGGCTGGCCGAAAACACCCTGCAGGCGTACGGATCCTGGGACTAA
- the pth gene encoding aminoacyl-tRNA hydrolase, which yields MTDTWLIVGLGNPGTEYAHNRHNVGQMVLDELSARVGGGFKSHKSRAQVLEGRLGIGGPRVVLAKPLSYMNVSGGPVSALAKFYDVDPAHVIAVHDEIDIPFNTVKLKIGGGEGGHNGLRDISKALATKDYLRVRVGVGRPPGRMDTADFVLRDFATAEKKELPFLIDTAADAVEALVRDGLQAAQQKFHPAKAT from the coding sequence ATGACCGACACCTGGCTGATCGTAGGCCTCGGCAATCCGGGCACCGAGTACGCCCACAACCGGCACAACGTCGGCCAGATGGTGCTCGATGAACTCTCGGCCCGGGTCGGCGGCGGTTTCAAGTCGCACAAGTCCCGCGCCCAGGTCCTCGAAGGCAGACTGGGCATCGGCGGCCCGCGGGTGGTGCTGGCCAAGCCGCTGAGTTACATGAATGTCTCCGGCGGCCCGGTCTCCGCGCTGGCGAAGTTCTATGACGTCGACCCCGCCCACGTCATTGCCGTCCACGACGAGATCGACATTCCTTTTAATACGGTCAAACTGAAGATCGGCGGCGGCGAAGGCGGCCACAACGGCCTCCGCGACATCTCCAAGGCGCTGGCCACCAAGGACTACCTGCGGGTCCGCGTCGGGGTGGGCCGGCCGCCGGGCCGGATGGACACCGCCGACTTTGTGCTGCGGGACTTCGCGACGGCGGAGAAGAAGGAACTGCCGTTCCTGATTGACACCGCTGCCGACGCCGTCGAGGCGTTGGTCCGCGACGGGCTGCAGGCCGCCCAGCAGAAGTTCCACCCCGCGAAGGCGACGTAG
- a CDS encoding 4-(cytidine 5'-diphospho)-2-C-methyl-D-erythritol kinase, with protein MNAVRGRFSARTVRVKAPGKVNVSLDVGPLRADGYHSVASVYLAVSLYEEVAATSTDTPGITVSISPASTLDLDGVDIPLDERNLAHKAAAIMADVSEHSTGVHLEITKRVPVAGGMGGGSADAAATLLACDALWNSGLSRDELAHLAAELGADVPFALLGGTAVGLGVGDDLSPALVKAQTDWVLVTADFGLSTPEVFRTLDRLRAAEGVEIEEPTSVDPRVLAALRGGDADALSRVLVNDLQRASIELAPGLRDVLGLGESCGAIAGLVSGSGPTVALLAHGAAAAESLAGELRHHGLDAQAVHGPVHGARIISDTLL; from the coding sequence ATGAACGCAGTGAGAGGGCGCTTTTCCGCGAGGACCGTCCGGGTCAAGGCACCCGGCAAGGTCAACGTCTCACTGGACGTCGGGCCGTTGCGCGCCGACGGCTACCACTCGGTGGCCAGCGTTTACCTGGCGGTCTCGCTCTACGAGGAAGTCGCGGCCACCAGCACGGACACCCCCGGGATCACTGTCAGTATCAGCCCGGCCAGCACCCTGGACCTCGACGGCGTCGACATCCCGCTCGACGAGCGCAACCTCGCCCACAAGGCGGCCGCCATCATGGCCGACGTCTCGGAGCACTCCACCGGCGTCCACCTGGAGATCACCAAACGCGTGCCGGTCGCCGGCGGCATGGGTGGCGGATCGGCCGATGCCGCGGCCACCCTGCTGGCCTGCGACGCGCTCTGGAACAGCGGGCTCTCGCGCGACGAACTGGCCCACCTGGCTGCCGAACTCGGCGCCGACGTGCCGTTCGCACTGCTCGGAGGCACCGCCGTCGGGCTCGGGGTCGGGGATGACCTCTCGCCCGCCCTGGTCAAGGCGCAGACGGACTGGGTCCTCGTCACCGCCGACTTCGGCCTGTCCACCCCGGAGGTGTTCCGCACCCTGGACCGGCTGCGCGCCGCCGAGGGCGTCGAGATCGAGGAGCCCACTTCGGTGGATCCGCGCGTCCTCGCGGCCCTCCGCGGCGGCGACGCCGACGCGCTGAGCCGGGTCCTCGTCAACGACCTGCAGCGCGCCTCAATTGAGCTGGCCCCCGGGCTGCGCGACGTGCTGGGCCTCGGTGAATCCTGCGGTGCGATCGCCGGCCTCGTCTCCGGGTCCGGTCCTACCGTGGCGCTGCTCGCCCACGGCGCGGCGGCCGCCGAGTCACTCGCCGGGGAGCTGCGGCATCACGGCCTGGACGCCCAGGCGGTCCACGGACCGGTGCACGGGGCCCGCATCATCTCCGATACGCTCCTTTAA
- the glmU gene encoding bifunctional UDP-N-acetylglucosamine diphosphorylase/glucosamine-1-phosphate N-acetyltransferase GlmU, producing MSPENTGPAAVIVLAAGAGTRMKSRTPKILHEIGGRSLVGHALNAARSLQPRELALVVRHERDQVAAHIAALDPKALIVDQDEVPGTGRAVEAALEALDAQHPQAQLAGTVVVTYGDVPLLTGGLLAELVAAHEAEGNAVTVLTAVLDDATGYGRILRADDGTVTGIREHKDASDAERGIREINSGIYAFDAAVLRDALAHVTTDNAQGEKYLTDVLALARAAGGRVAAVVTEDRWQVEGANDRVQLSALGAEHNRRTVEAWMRAGVTVVDPATTWIDATVTLDEDVRLLPNTQLHGATTVARDAVVGPDTTLTDVQVGEGATVIRTHGSGSRIGANASVGPFTYLRPGTVLGETGKIGAFYETKNVTIGRGSKLSHLGYAGDAEIGEDTNIGCGNITANYDGEKKHRTVIGSGVRTGSNTVFVAPVRVGDGAYSGAGAVIRSDVPAGALAVSLAKQRNSEGWVVANRPGSLSAALAEAAGATPTSSTPPASTEQG from the coding sequence GTGAGCCCCGAGAACACCGGCCCCGCCGCCGTCATTGTCCTAGCTGCAGGTGCCGGTACCCGGATGAAATCCCGTACCCCCAAGATCCTCCACGAAATCGGCGGACGCTCCCTCGTCGGCCACGCGCTGAACGCCGCCCGTTCGCTCCAGCCGCGCGAACTCGCCCTGGTGGTCCGGCACGAACGTGACCAGGTCGCCGCGCACATCGCCGCGCTCGACCCGAAGGCGCTGATCGTCGACCAGGATGAGGTGCCCGGCACCGGGCGCGCCGTCGAAGCCGCCCTCGAGGCCCTCGACGCGCAGCACCCCCAGGCGCAGCTGGCCGGAACCGTCGTCGTGACCTACGGCGACGTGCCCCTGCTCACCGGCGGGCTGCTCGCCGAACTTGTCGCCGCGCACGAGGCGGAGGGCAACGCCGTCACCGTCCTCACCGCCGTCCTCGACGACGCCACCGGCTACGGCCGCATCCTCCGCGCCGACGACGGCACCGTGACCGGTATCCGCGAGCACAAGGACGCCAGCGACGCGGAGCGCGGCATCCGCGAAATCAACTCCGGCATCTACGCCTTCGACGCCGCCGTGCTGCGGGACGCCCTTGCCCACGTCACCACAGACAACGCCCAGGGCGAAAAGTACCTGACCGACGTCCTCGCCCTGGCCCGCGCCGCGGGCGGCCGGGTCGCCGCCGTCGTCACCGAAGACCGCTGGCAGGTCGAAGGCGCCAACGACCGCGTCCAGCTCTCCGCCCTCGGCGCCGAGCACAACCGCCGCACGGTCGAGGCCTGGATGCGCGCCGGCGTCACCGTCGTCGACCCCGCCACCACCTGGATCGACGCCACCGTCACGCTCGACGAGGACGTCCGCCTGCTGCCCAACACCCAGCTGCACGGCGCCACCACGGTGGCGCGCGACGCCGTCGTCGGCCCCGACACCACCCTGACCGACGTCCAGGTGGGGGAGGGCGCCACGGTGATCCGCACCCACGGTTCGGGCTCGCGCATCGGCGCGAACGCCAGCGTCGGCCCCTTCACCTACCTGCGCCCCGGCACCGTCCTGGGCGAAACCGGCAAGATCGGCGCGTTCTACGAGACGAAGAACGTCACGATCGGCCGCGGCTCCAAGCTCTCCCACCTCGGCTACGCCGGCGACGCGGAGATCGGCGAGGACACCAACATCGGCTGCGGGAACATCACGGCCAACTACGACGGCGAGAAGAAGCACCGTACCGTGATCGGTTCCGGCGTCCGCACCGGCTCCAACACCGTGTTCGTCGCCCCCGTCCGGGTCGGCGACGGCGCGTACAGCGGCGCGGGCGCCGTGATCCGCAGCGACGTACCCGCCGGGGCCCTGGCCGTGTCCCTGGCCAAGCAGCGGAACTCCGAGGGCTGGGTCGTGGCGAACCGCCCGGGCTCCCTTTCCGCGGCGCTGGCCGAGGCGGCCGGCGCCACCCCGACATCCTCCACTCCTCCGGCATCGACAGAACAGGGCTAG
- a CDS encoding ribose-phosphate diphosphokinase has product MSEITAHGEKKLVLAAGRAHPELAREIAKELGTELLPLDAYDFANGEIYVRAGESVRGTDAFVIQAHPAPLNNWLMEQLIMIDSLKRASAKRITVVSPFYPYARQDKKGRGREPISARLVADLYKTAGADRIMSVDLHTSQIQGFFDGPVDHLMAIPLLADYIRTRVGSDNITVVSPDTGRVRVAEQWAERLGGAPLAFVHKSRDLTVPNQAVSKTVVGQIEGRTCVLIDDMIDTGGTISGAVQVLKNAGAKDVIIAATHAVFSDPASQRLAESGAREVVVTNTLPISASKHFPQLTVLSIAPLIARAIREVFDDGSVTSLFDGNA; this is encoded by the coding sequence ATGAGCGAAATTACGGCACACGGCGAGAAGAAGCTGGTACTTGCCGCCGGGCGGGCGCACCCGGAGCTGGCGCGCGAAATCGCCAAGGAGCTGGGCACCGAGCTGCTGCCGCTGGACGCCTACGACTTCGCCAACGGCGAGATCTACGTCCGCGCCGGGGAGAGCGTCCGCGGCACCGACGCCTTCGTCATCCAGGCGCACCCGGCCCCGCTGAACAACTGGCTAATGGAGCAGCTGATCATGATCGATTCGCTCAAGCGGGCCTCCGCCAAGCGCATCACCGTGGTCTCGCCCTTCTACCCCTACGCCCGCCAGGACAAGAAAGGCCGCGGCCGCGAGCCGATCTCCGCGCGTCTGGTCGCCGACCTGTACAAGACGGCCGGCGCCGACCGGATCATGAGCGTTGACCTGCACACCTCGCAGATCCAGGGCTTCTTCGACGGCCCCGTGGACCACCTGATGGCCATCCCGCTCCTCGCCGACTACATCCGCACCCGGGTGGGCTCGGACAACATCACGGTCGTCTCCCCGGACACCGGTCGCGTCCGCGTCGCCGAACAGTGGGCCGAGCGCCTCGGCGGCGCTCCGCTGGCCTTCGTGCACAAGAGCCGCGACCTCACGGTCCCCAACCAGGCGGTCTCCAAGACCGTCGTCGGCCAGATCGAAGGCCGCACCTGCGTGCTGATCGACGACATGATCGACACCGGCGGAACCATCTCCGGCGCCGTCCAGGTGCTCAAGAACGCCGGCGCCAAGGACGTCATCATCGCCGCCACCCATGCGGTGTTCTCCGACCCGGCGTCGCAGCGCCTCGCCGAATCCGGCGCCCGCGAAGTAGTGGTCACCAACACGCTGCCGATCTCCGCGAGCAAGCACTTCCCGCAGCTCACCGTGCTCTCCATCGCGCCGCTGATCGCCCGCGCGATCCGTGAAGTGTTCGACGACGGTTCCGTGACGAGCCTCTTCGACGGCAACGCGTAG
- a CDS encoding 50S ribosomal protein L25/general stress protein Ctc, translating into MAEQKLAAEVRTEFGKGFARRARMANQIPAVIYGHGAEPIHITLPAKATTLAVRTANALLSLDINGEEHLALVKDIQRNPIKQIVEHLDLLTVRKGEKVTVDVPVHVTGDVAPGNVHNLEMTTISLEAEATHLPTAVEVSIEGRAAGEHIHASDVVLPKGTVLLADADALVVNISEAVEIALEEEETTEEAAPAAEAAEGEESSEAAAE; encoded by the coding sequence ATGGCTGAGCAGAAGCTCGCAGCAGAAGTACGCACCGAATTCGGCAAGGGTTTTGCCCGCCGCGCCCGCATGGCCAACCAGATCCCGGCTGTCATCTACGGCCACGGCGCCGAGCCGATCCACATCACCCTGCCGGCCAAGGCCACCACCCTGGCCGTCCGCACCGCCAACGCCCTGCTGTCCCTGGACATCAACGGTGAAGAGCACCTGGCCCTGGTCAAGGACATCCAGCGCAACCCGATCAAGCAGATCGTTGAGCACCTCGACCTGCTGACCGTCCGCAAGGGCGAAAAGGTCACCGTCGACGTCCCCGTGCACGTCACCGGCGATGTCGCCCCGGGCAACGTGCACAACCTCGAGATGACCACCATCTCGCTCGAGGCCGAGGCAACCCACCTGCCGACCGCCGTCGAGGTCAGCATCGAAGGCCGCGCCGCCGGCGAGCACATCCACGCCTCCGACGTCGTGCTGCCGAAGGGCACCGTCCTGCTGGCCGACGCCGACGCCCTGGTCGTGAACATCTCCGAGGCCGTTGAAATCGCCCTCGAAGAAGAAGAGACCACGGAAGAGGCTGCCCCGGCCGCCGAAGCCGCGGAAGGCGAAGAGTCCTCCGAGGCTGCAGCCGAGTAA
- the rsmA gene encoding 16S rRNA (adenine(1518)-N(6)/adenine(1519)-N(6))-dimethyltransferase RsmA: protein MTEPTPSAAVEPAGKLTPGAPAPLLGASDIRRLAEEIGVRPTKTLGQNFVIDGNTIRRIVAAADIGAEETVLEVGPGLGSLTLGLLDAAKAVVAVEIDPVLAGKLPATVSRWRPDAGDNFHLVLADAMKVTELPVQPTALVANLPYNVAVPVVLHLLQHFPSLRHGLVMVQDEVADRLAAPPGSKTYGVPSVKAAWYSGMRKAGVIGMNVFWPAPKIHSGLVAFTRREPPATTATREEVFAVIDAAFAQRRKTLRAALAGWAGSAAEAERCLRAAGVDPTARGEVLDIAAFARIAEAHARPAS, encoded by the coding sequence GTGACTGAACCGACCCCCTCCGCCGCCGTCGAGCCCGCCGGGAAGCTGACCCCCGGCGCCCCCGCACCCCTCCTGGGCGCCTCCGACATCCGCAGGCTGGCCGAGGAAATCGGCGTCCGCCCCACCAAAACGCTGGGCCAGAACTTCGTGATCGACGGCAACACCATCCGGCGCATCGTCGCCGCGGCGGACATCGGCGCGGAGGAAACGGTCCTCGAGGTCGGGCCGGGCCTCGGCTCCCTGACGCTGGGCCTGCTGGACGCCGCGAAGGCCGTCGTCGCCGTCGAGATCGACCCGGTGCTGGCGGGCAAGCTCCCCGCCACGGTCAGCCGGTGGCGGCCCGACGCCGGGGACAACTTCCATCTTGTCCTCGCCGACGCGATGAAGGTCACCGAACTGCCGGTGCAGCCGACGGCGCTGGTCGCCAACCTGCCCTACAACGTCGCCGTCCCTGTCGTCCTGCACCTGCTGCAGCACTTCCCGAGCCTGCGGCACGGCCTTGTGATGGTCCAGGACGAAGTTGCCGACCGTCTGGCTGCGCCCCCGGGCTCCAAGACCTACGGCGTCCCCTCGGTCAAGGCCGCCTGGTACAGCGGCATGCGCAAGGCCGGTGTGATCGGGATGAACGTCTTCTGGCCGGCGCCAAAAATCCACTCCGGGCTCGTCGCCTTCACCCGCCGGGAACCGCCAGCCACCACCGCCACCCGCGAAGAAGTTTTCGCCGTCATCGACGCGGCCTTCGCCCAGCGGCGCAAGACCCTCCGGGCCGCCTTGGCCGGCTGGGCCGGCAGCGCCGCCGAAGCCGAACGCTGCCTCCGGGCCGCCGGCGTCGATCCCACCGCCCGCGGCGAAGTGCTCGACATTGCCGCCTTTGCCCGGATCGCCGAGGCGCACGCCCGGCCCGCCTCCTGA
- a CDS encoding ABC-F family ATP-binding cassette domain-containing protein: MAHLLGGENLSVSYATRTVLDGITLGLEEGDRIGMVGRNGDGKSTLMRLLAMRSTPDSGRVTKRSEVNIGYLDQSDVLDGDLTVGAAIVGDQADYEWASNPRIREVMGGLVSDVDWHANVHALSGGQKRRVALAKLLIEDHDVIMLDEPTNHLDVEGVAWLSRHLKTRWRPNQGAFLVVTHDRWFLDEVCNKTWEIHDGIMEPFDGGYAAYVLARAERDRAASVMEGKRQQLVKKELAWLRRGAPARTAKPKFRIEAANALIADVPEPRDSTALSKMATARLGKDVLDLENVSLDFLGGDAGQKLFDNITLRLAPGERLGLVGVNGAGKTTLLKLLNGEIQPSSGKVKRGKTVVTAVLSQEVKELDDVSDLRVIEVIEREKRSFNVGGKEFTAGQLVEQLGFTNEKQWTPVRDLSGGERRRLQLLRLLVGEPNVLMLDEPTNDLDTDTLAAVEDVLDGWPGTLVVVSHDRYLLERVTDHQMALLGDGKIRALPRGVDQYLELREAALAGSTITGGGNPVTAASGSSAPAASGPSEAEKRDARKAKNRIDRQLGKLTQQEDKIHAEMVKSTADNDFDAMAELNKKLKSLAEEREALELEWLEALEVLGE; encoded by the coding sequence GTGGCACACCTGCTCGGCGGCGAGAACCTCTCGGTCTCGTACGCAACCCGTACAGTCCTCGATGGCATTACCCTCGGCCTTGAAGAGGGCGACCGGATCGGCATGGTGGGCCGCAACGGCGACGGCAAGTCCACCCTCATGCGGCTGCTCGCCATGCGCTCCACCCCGGACTCCGGCCGGGTGACCAAGCGCAGCGAGGTCAACATCGGCTACCTGGACCAGAGCGACGTGCTCGACGGCGACCTCACCGTCGGCGCCGCGATCGTCGGCGACCAGGCCGACTACGAATGGGCCAGCAACCCGCGGATCCGCGAGGTCATGGGCGGCCTGGTCTCCGACGTCGACTGGCACGCCAACGTCCACGCGCTCTCCGGCGGGCAGAAGCGGCGCGTGGCGCTGGCCAAGCTGCTGATCGAGGACCACGACGTCATCATGCTCGACGAACCCACCAACCACCTCGACGTCGAAGGCGTCGCCTGGCTCTCCCGGCACCTGAAGACCCGCTGGCGGCCCAACCAGGGCGCCTTCCTTGTGGTCACCCACGACCGCTGGTTCCTCGATGAAGTCTGCAACAAGACCTGGGAGATCCACGACGGCATCATGGAGCCGTTCGACGGCGGCTACGCCGCCTACGTGCTGGCCCGCGCCGAGCGCGACCGGGCCGCATCCGTGATGGAAGGCAAGCGCCAGCAGCTGGTCAAGAAGGAACTCGCCTGGCTGCGCCGCGGGGCCCCGGCCCGCACGGCCAAGCCCAAGTTCCGGATCGAGGCCGCCAACGCCCTGATCGCCGACGTCCCGGAGCCGCGCGACTCGACGGCGCTGAGCAAGATGGCCACCGCCCGGCTCGGCAAGGACGTCCTGGACCTCGAAAACGTCTCCCTCGACTTCCTCGGCGGCGACGCCGGGCAGAAGCTCTTCGACAACATCACCCTGCGCCTCGCGCCCGGTGAGCGGCTGGGCCTGGTGGGCGTCAACGGCGCCGGCAAGACCACGCTGCTGAAGCTCCTCAACGGCGAAATCCAGCCCAGCTCCGGGAAGGTCAAGCGCGGCAAGACGGTGGTCACCGCGGTCCTCAGCCAGGAGGTCAAAGAGCTCGACGACGTCTCGGACCTGCGCGTCATCGAAGTGATCGAACGCGAAAAACGGTCCTTCAACGTCGGCGGCAAGGAATTCACCGCCGGCCAGCTCGTGGAGCAGCTCGGCTTCACCAACGAGAAGCAGTGGACCCCGGTCAGGGACCTCTCCGGCGGCGAGCGGCGGCGGCTCCAGCTCCTGCGCCTGCTCGTGGGGGAGCCCAACGTGCTGATGCTCGACGAGCCCACCAACGACCTCGACACGGACACCCTCGCCGCCGTCGAAGACGTGCTCGACGGCTGGCCCGGCACCCTTGTCGTGGTCAGCCACGACCGCTACCTGCTCGAACGCGTCACGGACCACCAGATGGCGCTGCTCGGCGACGGCAAGATCCGCGCCCTGCCGCGCGGCGTGGACCAGTACCTGGAACTGCGCGAGGCGGCGCTGGCCGGCTCCACGATCACCGGCGGCGGCAACCCGGTCACGGCCGCAAGCGGCAGCTCCGCCCCGGCCGCCTCCGGCCCCTCCGAGGCCGAGAAGCGCGACGCCCGCAAGGCCAAGAACCGGATCGACCGCCAGCTGGGCAAACTGACCCAGCAGGAGGACAAGATCCACGCCGAGATGGTCAAGAGCACCGCAGACAACGACTTCGACGCCATGGCGGAGCTGAACAAAAAGCTGAAATCCCTGGCCGAAGAACGCGAAGCCCTCGAACTCGAATGGCTCGAGGCCCTCGAAGTCCTCGGCGAATAG
- a CDS encoding resuscitation-promoting factor, with product MVQKIWAIVVKFFTSDGKVSFVKVGAQLVVLVALVLGLVAFVGNNKTVTLNVDGKVSSVQTFGGTVGQVVRGAKVELQSADKVSPSAESHVQDGSVINVNLAKAVKVSVDGAERTINTTAPTVESLVSELGVAGASEVSAPKDAQLAVSGSFVSISTPKSVTIVADGKATQTTTTSATVGNLLADAGIKLGASDRTSQPANAPVVNNMVVKVSRVDATKTADATEAIPFETLTTEDAAMLKGEKKVTQAGAAGSISKSFKLVLVDGREASRTLVSQNITLQPVTEKVTVGTKEKPKAEAAANTGAAAPAMMNEAMWDKIAQCESGGNWSINSGNGYYGGLQFDIRTWVGSGGGAYAPNASQATKAQQIDIANRVYAQRGLQPWGCGWAASR from the coding sequence ATGGTCCAAAAGATATGGGCAATCGTGGTCAAGTTCTTCACATCGGACGGCAAGGTCAGTTTCGTCAAGGTCGGCGCGCAGCTGGTGGTGCTTGTGGCACTCGTGCTGGGCCTGGTCGCCTTCGTTGGCAACAACAAGACGGTCACCCTGAACGTCGACGGCAAAGTGAGCTCCGTCCAGACCTTCGGCGGCACCGTCGGCCAGGTCGTCCGGGGCGCCAAAGTGGAACTGCAGTCCGCCGACAAGGTCTCGCCCTCGGCTGAGTCCCATGTGCAGGACGGATCCGTCATCAACGTCAACCTCGCCAAGGCCGTGAAGGTCAGCGTGGACGGCGCCGAGCGGACCATCAACACCACCGCGCCCACCGTGGAGTCCCTGGTGAGCGAACTCGGCGTCGCCGGCGCCTCGGAAGTTTCCGCCCCCAAGGACGCGCAGCTCGCCGTCTCCGGATCCTTCGTCAGCATCTCGACGCCGAAGTCCGTGACCATCGTCGCCGACGGCAAGGCAACCCAGACCACCACCACCTCCGCCACCGTCGGGAACCTGCTCGCCGACGCCGGCATCAAGCTCGGCGCCAGCGACCGCACCTCGCAGCCGGCCAACGCCCCCGTGGTCAACAACATGGTGGTCAAGGTGTCCCGGGTCGACGCCACCAAAACCGCGGATGCCACCGAGGCCATCCCGTTCGAGACCCTCACCACCGAAGACGCGGCCATGCTCAAGGGTGAGAAGAAGGTTACCCAGGCCGGTGCCGCCGGAAGCATCAGCAAGAGCTTTAAGCTGGTGCTGGTGGACGGCCGCGAAGCCTCCCGGACCCTGGTTTCCCAGAACATCACCCTCCAGCCGGTGACCGAGAAGGTCACGGTCGGCACGAAGGAGAAGCCCAAGGCTGAAGCCGCCGCCAATACCGGCGCCGCGGCCCCGGCCATGATGAACGAAGCCATGTGGGACAAGATCGCCCAGTGCGAGTCCGGCGGCAACTGGTCCATCAACAGCGGCAACGGCTACTACGGCGGCCTGCAGTTCGACATCCGCACCTGGGTGGGCTCCGGCGGCGGCGCGTACGCCCCCAACGCCAGCCAGGCCACCAAGGCCCAGCAGATCGACATCGCCAACCGCGTCTACGCCCAGCGTGGCCTGCAGCCCTGGGGCTGCGGCTGGGCGGCGTCCCGCTAG
- a CDS encoding TetR/AcrR family transcriptional regulator, translating to MTGPQRRTQLIGVGRGLFALRGLDGTTIEEIASAAGVSKPVIYEHFGSKEGLYTQVVECEFRILLGSINDALSAEAKPRVLVERAALALLGYIEDRTDGFRILMRDAPPSQPEGAFSSLLSQVAARVEYILADEFARRGFSAADGAMYAQMLVGMVAMTGQWWQDSRTPDKREVAAHLVNLAWNGLTGLSKEPELKTED from the coding sequence ATGACCGGCCCGCAGCGCCGCACCCAGCTGATTGGCGTCGGCCGCGGCCTCTTCGCCCTCCGCGGCCTGGACGGCACCACCATCGAGGAGATTGCCTCCGCCGCGGGTGTTTCGAAGCCGGTGATCTACGAGCACTTCGGCTCCAAGGAGGGCCTGTACACCCAGGTGGTGGAGTGCGAATTCCGGATCCTGCTCGGCTCGATCAACGATGCCCTGTCCGCGGAGGCCAAGCCGCGCGTCCTGGTCGAACGCGCCGCCCTGGCGCTGCTGGGCTACATCGAGGACCGCACCGACGGCTTCCGGATCCTGATGCGCGATGCGCCGCCGTCGCAGCCCGAGGGCGCGTTCTCCAGCCTGCTCTCGCAGGTGGCCGCCCGCGTCGAGTACATCCTGGCCGACGAGTTCGCCCGCCGCGGTTTCAGTGCGGCCGACGGCGCCATGTACGCCCAGATGCTGGTGGGGATGGTCGCGATGACCGGCCAGTGGTGGCAGGACAGCCGGACCCCCGACAAGCGCGAAGTGGCCGCGCACCTGGTGAACCTCGCCTGGAACGGCCTCACCGGCCTGAGCAAGGAACCTGAGCTCAAGACAGAGGACTGA